Proteins from a genomic interval of Chiloscyllium plagiosum isolate BGI_BamShark_2017 chromosome 36, ASM401019v2, whole genome shotgun sequence:
- the LOC122541031 gene encoding uncharacterized protein LOC122541031 isoform X1: protein MSCHPTRATARKVQFKDPNCDDDPTAPQAEPRDDNTNSSLAGKIHFEDSVCDNPKLPFSKVEPTNCEIDPNSSLVQKDQIEDSICKDFNQSFAPKVESKDIMCDDVDLAHAQKVQCDEVRDDFNPAFVAKPCDDSVCDDVRLSFAPKGECKNSVRDDRSQSLAPEIEHKKETSESSPIPATAAKAEDMEKPWSPCANPGNPVFSCMAKFPTAAYSPVPFVKPQNPLFRTTSASYGSNQPTCEIAPSVYKPLTQSFSAVLQTGGMYRNRSLNTGSDKRRVHDLLPL, encoded by the coding sequence ATGAGCTGTCATCCCACTCGAGCGACTGCTCGAAAAGTTCAGTTCAAAGACCCGAACTGTGATGATGATCCCACTGCTCCCCAGGCTGAGCCCAGAGATGACAATACCAACTCATCCCTCGCTGGAAAGATTCACTTTGAAGACTCGGTGTGTGACAATCCCAAACTGCCCTTTTCAAAAGTTGAGCCTACAAATTGTGAAATTGATCCTAATTCATCCCTTGTTCAGAAGGATCAGATTGAAGACTCAATATGTAAGGATTTTAACCAATCTTTTGCGCCCAAGGTTGAATCTAAGGACATAATGTGTGACGATGTTGATTTAGCCCATGCTCAGAAGGTTCAGTGTGATGAAGTGCGGGATGATTTCAATCCAGCTTTTGTTGCAAAACCATGTGATGACAGTGTGTGTGATGATGTCCGTTTATCCTTTGCTCCAAAGGGTGAGTGTAAGAACTCAGTCCGTGATGATCGCAGTCAATCTCTAGCTCcagaaattgaacataaaaaggAAACGAGTGAAAGTAGTCCTATTCCAGCCACTGCTGCAAAAGCAGAGGATATGGAGAAGCCGTGGTCTCCCTGCGCGAATCCTGGTAACCCTGTCTTTTCTTGCATGGCGAAATTCCCGACGGCGGCATATTCCCCCGTTCCGTTCGTTAAACCTCAAAATCCACTCTTCAGAACCACCAGTGCATCATATGGGTCCAACCAACCGACATGTGAAATTGCACCTTCAGTCTACAAACCACTAACGCAGTCCTTCTCTGCAGTGCTTCAAACTGGCGGGATGTACCGTAACCGTTCCCTAAATACTGGGTCGGACAAAAGGAGAGTGCACGATTTACTCCCCCTTTGA
- the LOC122541031 gene encoding uncharacterized protein LOC122541031 isoform X2: protein MSCHPTRATARKVQFKDPNCDDDPTAPQAEPRDDNTNSSLAGKIHFEDSVCDNPKLPFSKVEPTNCEIDPNSSLVQKDQIEDSICKDFNQSFAPKVESKDIMCDDVDLAHAQKVQCDEVRDDFNPAFVAKPCDDSVCDDVRLSFAPKGMLDKAAFGRT from the exons ATGAGCTGTCATCCCACTCGAGCGACTGCTCGAAAAGTTCAGTTCAAAGACCCGAACTGTGATGATGATCCCACTGCTCCCCAGGCTGAGCCCAGAGATGACAATACCAACTCATCCCTCGCTGGAAAGATTCACTTTGAAGACTCGGTGTGTGACAATCCCAAACTGCCCTTTTCAAAAGTTGAGCCTACAAATTGTGAAATTGATCCTAATTCATCCCTTGTTCAGAAGGATCAGATTGAAGACTCAATATGTAAGGATTTTAACCAATCTTTTGCGCCCAAGGTTGAATCTAAGGACATAATGTGTGACGATGTTGATTTAGCCCATGCTCAGAAGGTTCAGTGTGATGAAGTGCGGGATGATTTCAATCCAGCTTTTGTTGCAAAACCATGTGATGACAGTGTGTGTGATGATGTCCGTTTATCCTTTGCTCCAAAGG GCATGCTTGATAAAGCAGCATTCGGAAGAACATAG